The following proteins are encoded in a genomic region of Pungitius pungitius chromosome 19, fPunPun2.1, whole genome shotgun sequence:
- the serpinb1l3 gene encoding serpin peptidase inhibitor, clade B (ovalbumin), member 1, like 3 isoform X2 yields the protein MASPTPLSKANTTFSLALLKKFGDSDKTANVFYSPFSISSALAMVMLGAKGNTAKQMSECLKTQGCQDDVHVSFAHLLSELNKAGAPYALSVANRLYGEKSYEFVKDYLGGTQKHYKAELEPVDFVNSSEAARLNINKWVHEQTQGKIKDLLAEGLLDEYTRLVLVNAIYFKGNWNKKFEESATQDVKFRINKNETKSVKMMHQKSKFPFTYIPEANCQILEMPYKGMELSMLIFLPSQIEDSTTGLEKLEKELTYDNFVEWTRADMMNEVEIRVGLPRFKMEENYDMKSVLVSMGMVDAFDRAMCDFSGMAPGNDLVLSKVVHKAFVEVNEEGTEAAAATAAIMMMRMSMPASFIADHPFLFFIRHNPSMSILFAGRYCSPQ from the exons ATGGCATCACCCACTCCTCTGTCCAAGGCCAACACCACCTTCTCTCTGGCTTTGCTCAAAAAGTTTGGAGACTCCGACAAGACTGCAAATGTCTTCTACTCCCCCTTCAGCATCTCCTCAGCCCTGGCTATGGTGATGCTGGGGGCCAAGGGCAACACAGCCAAGCAGATGTCCGAG TGCTTGAAGACCCAGGGTTGTCAGGACGATGTCCACGTTAGCTTTGCCCATCTGCTGAGCGAGCTCAACAAGGCTGGTGCTCCATACGCCCTCAGTGTTGCTAACAGACTCTACGGGGAGAAGTCCTACGAGTTtgttaag GATTATTTGGGAGGCACCCAGAAGCACTACAAGGCAGAGCTGGAGCCTGTGGACTTTGTGAACAGCTCAGAAGCGGCCAGGCTCAACATCAACAAGTGGGTGCACGAGCAGACTCAAG GTAAAATTAAGGACTTGCTGGCCGAGGGTCTGCTGGACGAATACACCAGACTGGTGCTGGTCAATGCCATCTACTTTAAAGGCAACTGGAACAAGAAGTTTGAAGAGAGTGCCACACAGGATGTTAAGTTTAGGATCAACAAG AATGAGACCAAGTCAGTGAAGATGATGCACCAGAAATCCAAGTTCCCCTTCACCTACATCCCAGAAGCCAACTGCCAG ATCCTAGAGATGCCTTACAAAGGAATGGAGCTCAGCATGCTCATCTTTTTGCCCAGTCAGATAGAGGACAGTACAACGGGTCTGGAGAAG ctggagaaggagctgaCCTATGACAACTTTGTGGAGTGGACTCGTGCAGACATGATGAATGAAGTGGAGATTCGGGTGGGGCTGCCTCGTTTCAAGATGGAGGAGAACTACGACATGAAGAGCGTCCTGGTCAGCATGGGCATGGTGGATGCCTTCGACCGGGCAATGTGTGACTTCTCTG GCATGGCTCCTGGCAACGACCTGGTGCTGTCCAAGGTCGTCCACAAGGCTTTTGTGGAGGTCAACGAGGAGGGAACTGAGGCTGCTGCCGCCACCGCTGCCATCATGATGATGCGCATGTCTATGCCAGCGTCCTTCATCGCGGACCaccccttcctcttcttcatccgaCATAACCCGTCCATGAGCATTCTCTTTGCCGGCCGATACTGCTCTCCTCAGTGA
- the serpinb1l3 gene encoding serpin peptidase inhibitor, clade B (ovalbumin), member 1, like 3 isoform X1 — MASPTPLSKANTTFSLALLKKFGDSDKTANVFYSPFSISSALAMVMLGAKGNTAKQMSEVLRFTAAQEPRHAGAGQMQMQQQAAMKLPPHLQKRCLKTQGCQDDVHVSFAHLLSELNKAGAPYALSVANRLYGEKSYEFVKDYLGGTQKHYKAELEPVDFVNSSEAARLNINKWVHEQTQGKIKDLLAEGLLDEYTRLVLVNAIYFKGNWNKKFEESATQDVKFRINKNETKSVKMMHQKSKFPFTYIPEANCQILEMPYKGMELSMLIFLPSQIEDSTTGLEKLEKELTYDNFVEWTRADMMNEVEIRVGLPRFKMEENYDMKSVLVSMGMVDAFDRAMCDFSGMAPGNDLVLSKVVHKAFVEVNEEGTEAAAATAAIMMMRMSMPASFIADHPFLFFIRHNPSMSILFAGRYCSPQ; from the exons ATGGCATCACCCACTCCTCTGTCCAAGGCCAACACCACCTTCTCTCTGGCTTTGCTCAAAAAGTTTGGAGACTCCGACAAGACTGCAAATGTCTTCTACTCCCCCTTCAGCATCTCCTCAGCCCTGGCTATGGTGATGCTGGGGGCCAAGGGCAACACAGCCAAGCAGATGTCCGAG GTCCTCCGCTTCACTGCGGCACAGGAGCCCCGGCATGCAGGAGCAGggcagatgcagatgcagcagcaggcCGCAATGAAACTGCCACCACATCTGCAGAAGAGG TGCTTGAAGACCCAGGGTTGTCAGGACGATGTCCACGTTAGCTTTGCCCATCTGCTGAGCGAGCTCAACAAGGCTGGTGCTCCATACGCCCTCAGTGTTGCTAACAGACTCTACGGGGAGAAGTCCTACGAGTTtgttaag GATTATTTGGGAGGCACCCAGAAGCACTACAAGGCAGAGCTGGAGCCTGTGGACTTTGTGAACAGCTCAGAAGCGGCCAGGCTCAACATCAACAAGTGGGTGCACGAGCAGACTCAAG GTAAAATTAAGGACTTGCTGGCCGAGGGTCTGCTGGACGAATACACCAGACTGGTGCTGGTCAATGCCATCTACTTTAAAGGCAACTGGAACAAGAAGTTTGAAGAGAGTGCCACACAGGATGTTAAGTTTAGGATCAACAAG AATGAGACCAAGTCAGTGAAGATGATGCACCAGAAATCCAAGTTCCCCTTCACCTACATCCCAGAAGCCAACTGCCAG ATCCTAGAGATGCCTTACAAAGGAATGGAGCTCAGCATGCTCATCTTTTTGCCCAGTCAGATAGAGGACAGTACAACGGGTCTGGAGAAG ctggagaaggagctgaCCTATGACAACTTTGTGGAGTGGACTCGTGCAGACATGATGAATGAAGTGGAGATTCGGGTGGGGCTGCCTCGTTTCAAGATGGAGGAGAACTACGACATGAAGAGCGTCCTGGTCAGCATGGGCATGGTGGATGCCTTCGACCGGGCAATGTGTGACTTCTCTG GCATGGCTCCTGGCAACGACCTGGTGCTGTCCAAGGTCGTCCACAAGGCTTTTGTGGAGGTCAACGAGGAGGGAACTGAGGCTGCTGCCGCCACCGCTGCCATCATGATGATGCGCATGTCTATGCCAGCGTCCTTCATCGCGGACCaccccttcctcttcttcatccgaCATAACCCGTCCATGAGCATTCTCTTTGCCGGCCGATACTGCTCTCCTCAGTGA
- the LOC119198619 gene encoding leukocyte elastase inhibitor-like, producing METSTSSKASKANTTFSLALLKKLRDDGKTANVFYSPFSISSALAMVMLGAKGNTAKQMSEVLCFTEAEQPKQAEQPKQGGGELTQTQSETETQTPTQTPTQTPMQSQMQSQMQTRRQLRTQIQQRSRLPQYLVKCLKPEDNEDDVHASFSKLLSELNKKDTPFALSLANRLYGEQTYKFVEDFLSQTKKHYKAELESVDFKCKVNDSRLLINSWVEKQTQGKIQDLLGDGVVNASTMLVLVNAIYFKGNWDQKFEEASTVDAEFRINKNDTKSVKMMCQTSEFPFTFIPEANVKILELPYEGKEISMLIFLPDETEDGTTGLETLEKELTYEKFVEWTGPDKMAQRDIEVMVPRFKMEESYHLKDVLISMGMKDAFTNSDFSGISPESTMSLSQVIHKAFVEVNEEGTEAAASTFASTNLRGMIPETFIADHPFLFFIRHNRTGTALFNGRYCSPE from the exons ATGGAGACATCCACCTCATCCAAGGCATCCAAAGCCAACACCACCTTCTCCTTGGCCTTGCTGAAGAAGCTGAGAGATGATGGCAAGACAGCGAATGTCTTCTACTCGCCCTTCAGCATCTCCTCAGCCCTGGCTATGGTGATGCTGGGGGCCAAGGGCAACACAGCCAAGCAGATGTCAGAG GTCCTTTGCTTCACTGAGGCAGAGCAACCGAAGCAGGCAGAGCAACcgaagcagggggggggagaactgaCGCAAACGCAGTCGGAAACGGAGACGCAGACACCGACGCAGACACCGACGCAGACACCAATGCAGTCCCAGATGCAGTCCCAGATGCAGACGAGGAGGCAGTTGCGGACGCAGATACAGCAGAGAAGCAGACTGCCCCAGTATCTGGTCAAG TGCCTGAAACCTGAGGACAATGAAGACGATGTCCACGCTAGCTTTTCCAAACTGCTGAGTGAGCTCAACAAGAAGGACACTCCATTTGCCCTCAGCCTTGCCAACAGGCTGTATGGGGAGCAGACCTACAAGTTTGTtgag GATTTTCTATCACAAACCAAAAAGCACTACAAAGCTGAGTTAGAGTCTGTGGACTTCAAATGCAAAGTAAATGACAGCAGGCTCCTCATCAATAGCTGGGTGGAGAAGCAGACGCAAG GAAAAATCCAGGACTTGCTGGGTGATGGTGTAGTGAACGCCAGCACCATGCTGGTCCTGGTCAATGCCATCTACTTCAAAGGCAACTGGGACCAAAAGTTCGAAGAGGCTTCTACTGTGGATGCTGAGTTCCGAATTAACAAG AATGACACCAAGTCGGTGAAGATGATGTGCCAAACCAGTGAATTCCCTTTCACCTTCATTCCTGAGGCCAACGTCAAG ATCCTAGAGCTGCCTTATGAAGGGAAGGAGATAAGCATGCTCATCTTCCTGCCCGACGAGACAGAGGACGGCACAACAGGCTTGGAGAcg CTGGAGAAAGAGCTGACCTATGAGAAATTTGTGGAATGGACTGGTCCAGACAAGATGGCTCAACGTGATATTGAGGTGATGGTTCCTCGCTTCAAGATGGAGGAGTCGTATCATTTGAAGGATGTTCTGATCAGCATGGGCATGAAGGACGCTTTCACAAACAGTGACTTTTCCG GCATATCCCCAGAAAGCACCATGTCGCTGTCACAAGTCATCCACAAGGCGTTCGTGGAGGTCAACGAAGAGGGAACTGAGGCTGCCGCTTCCACTTTTGCTTCCACAAACCTTAGAGGAATGATTCCTGAAACATTCATCGCAGACCaccccttcctcttcttcatccgaCACAACCGCACCGGGACCGCCCTCTTTAACGGCCGATACTGCTCCCCCGAGTGA